From the genome of Bosea sp. Tri-49, one region includes:
- a CDS encoding elongation factor G encodes MAVTSGNGGNPSGVRGRGPRCIAIVGPFQSGKTSLFESILERCGAVSRAGSVKTKNSVGDASPEARSHQMSTEPNVASVDFMGERYTFIDCPGSVEFLHEMRHVLPAVDAAVVVCEADDRKAPALELVLRELEEADIPRFLFLNKIDSASRRVRETLALLQRASRTPLLLRQIPIWRNGIAVGFIDLALERAFIYREHAPSEIVPLAPEEVERERDARFSMLEKLADYDDELMEGLLGDIEPPRDLVFDDLARELKERHVVPVLIGAAERGNGVTRLLKALRHEAPTLAVTRGRVGVVDSGAPLALVLKTWQSGQGGKLSLARILRGRMAEGDVLTSSGGVEARIGGVLELKGAEQQRRPAADEGEVVAFSRLEGIRTGDTVAVGKSRPDIVSAVAPPEPVHALSVGVKDRKDDVRLTAGLAKLIEEDPALALEHRAEFGEMRLSGQGEMHLRVALERLAGRYSVNVDSGATQIGYRETLRGKASARGRHRKQSGGHGQFGDVVLEIAPLQRGEGIRFVDRITGGVVPRQYISSVEAGARDYCQRGPLGFPLVDIEVTLTDGSYHTVDSSDMAFRQAARIAMGEACPQAKPVLLEPILAVEIVIPSDAMSRASAIVSARRGQILGYDARPGWRGWDQINALMPEAEMAGLIVELRSATAGVGSFSARFDHLAELAGKPADAVVAAQAMAQAR; translated from the coding sequence ATGGCTGTGACTTCCGGCAATGGAGGAAACCCGTCCGGCGTCAGAGGTAGGGGCCCGCGATGCATCGCGATCGTCGGTCCCTTCCAGAGCGGCAAGACCAGCTTGTTCGAAAGCATTCTGGAGCGTTGCGGCGCCGTCTCGCGTGCCGGCTCCGTCAAGACGAAGAACAGTGTCGGTGACGCCTCGCCCGAGGCGCGCTCCCATCAGATGAGCACCGAGCCCAACGTCGCCAGCGTCGATTTCATGGGCGAGCGCTACACCTTCATCGACTGCCCCGGCTCCGTCGAATTCCTGCACGAGATGCGCCATGTCCTGCCGGCTGTCGACGCCGCGGTCGTGGTCTGCGAGGCCGATGACCGCAAGGCGCCGGCGCTGGAACTCGTGCTGCGCGAGCTCGAGGAGGCCGATATTCCGCGCTTCCTCTTCCTGAACAAGATCGATTCCGCCTCGCGACGCGTGCGTGAAACACTGGCGCTATTGCAGCGCGCCTCGCGCACCCCGCTTCTGCTCCGGCAGATTCCGATCTGGCGCAACGGCATCGCCGTCGGCTTCATCGACCTCGCGCTCGAGCGCGCCTTCATCTATCGCGAGCATGCGCCCAGCGAGATCGTGCCGCTCGCTCCCGAAGAGGTCGAGCGCGAGCGCGACGCCAGATTCTCGATGCTGGAAAAGCTCGCCGACTATGACGACGAGCTGATGGAAGGATTGCTCGGCGACATCGAGCCGCCGCGGGATCTCGTCTTCGACGACCTCGCCCGCGAGCTCAAGGAGCGCCATGTCGTGCCCGTGCTGATCGGCGCTGCCGAGCGCGGCAACGGCGTGACCCGGCTACTCAAGGCGCTCAGGCACGAGGCGCCGACACTGGCGGTGACGCGCGGGCGAGTGGGCGTCGTTGATAGCGGCGCGCCGCTGGCGCTGGTGCTGAAGACCTGGCAGTCGGGCCAGGGCGGCAAGCTTTCGCTGGCGCGCATCCTGCGCGGGCGCATGGCCGAGGGCGATGTGCTCACATCGTCCGGAGGCGTCGAGGCTCGTATCGGCGGCGTGCTCGAGCTCAAGGGGGCCGAGCAACAGCGCCGCCCTGCGGCGGATGAAGGCGAGGTCGTCGCCTTCTCGCGGCTCGAAGGCATCCGCACTGGAGACACCGTCGCGGTTGGCAAGTCCCGGCCGGATATCGTCAGCGCCGTGGCGCCGCCGGAGCCGGTTCATGCGCTTTCGGTCGGCGTCAAGGATCGCAAGGACGATGTCAGGCTGACCGCCGGCCTCGCCAAGCTGATCGAGGAGGACCCGGCACTTGCCCTCGAGCATCGCGCCGAGTTCGGCGAGATGCGCCTGTCGGGTCAGGGCGAGATGCATTTGCGTGTCGCGCTCGAGCGACTGGCCGGGCGCTACAGCGTCAATGTCGACAGCGGCGCGACGCAGATCGGTTATCGCGAGACCCTGCGCGGCAAGGCCAGCGCCCGCGGCCGACACCGCAAGCAGAGCGGCGGCCACGGCCAGTTCGGCGATGTCGTGCTGGAGATCGCGCCGCTTCAGCGTGGCGAGGGCATCCGCTTCGTCGACCGTATCACCGGTGGCGTCGTGCCCAGACAGTATATCAGCTCGGTCGAGGCCGGTGCGCGCGACTACTGCCAACGCGGGCCACTCGGTTTTCCGCTCGTCGACATCGAGGTGACGCTGACGGACGGCTCCTATCACACGGTCGATTCCTCCGACATGGCCTTCCGGCAGGCGGCGCGGATCGCGATGGGCGAAGCCTGTCCGCAGGCGAAGCCGGTCCTGCTGGAGCCGATCCTGGCGGTCGAGATCGTGATTCCATCGGACGCGATGTCGCGCGCCTCGGCGATCGTCTCGGCAAGGCGCGGCCAGATCCTCGGCTATGACGCGCGCCCCGGCTGGCGCGGCTGGGACCAGATCAACGCACTGATGCCGGAGGCCGAGATGGCTGGGCTGATCGTCGAATTGCGCTCGGCGACGGCCGGCGTCGGCTCGTTCAGCGCCCGCTTCGACCATCTCGCCGAGCTCGCCGGCAAGCCGGCTGACGCGGTGGTCGCGGCCCAGGCGATGGCGCAGGCGCGCTAG
- the dapF gene encoding diaminopimelate epimerase, with product MNALANRRFLKMNGLGNEITVLDLRGTKHLVSKAEARAIASQEHTRFDQLMVLHDAKVAGTDAYVRIYNTDGSEAGACGNGTRCVAWAMTADPQMGQAGRDGLLLQTKAGLLPVACRSETVFTVDMGAPRLAWDEIPLAEPFEDTSRFELQIGPIDDPILHTPCAVSMGNPHAVFFVDDPYRFNLEQIGPLLENHPIFPDRANIGLAAVKAPDHIVLRVWERGAGITRACGSGACAALVAAVRRELSNRKATVSLPGGDLIIEWRESDGHVLMTGPAALDWDGVLEPELFAAVA from the coding sequence ATGAACGCCCTCGCCAATCGCCGGTTCCTCAAGATGAACGGACTCGGCAACGAGATCACCGTGCTCGATCTGCGCGGGACGAAGCATCTCGTCTCCAAAGCCGAGGCGCGCGCGATCGCGAGTCAGGAGCACACCCGCTTCGACCAGCTCATGGTGCTGCATGACGCGAAGGTGGCGGGCACCGATGCCTATGTCCGCATCTACAACACCGACGGATCGGAAGCGGGTGCATGCGGCAACGGCACCCGCTGCGTCGCCTGGGCGATGACCGCGGACCCGCAGATGGGGCAAGCCGGCCGCGATGGTCTCCTGCTGCAGACCAAGGCCGGCCTCCTGCCGGTGGCGTGCCGGTCGGAGACCGTCTTCACTGTCGACATGGGCGCACCGCGCCTTGCCTGGGACGAGATCCCGCTGGCCGAGCCCTTCGAGGACACCAGCCGCTTCGAATTGCAGATCGGCCCGATCGACGATCCGATCCTACACACGCCCTGCGCCGTCAGCATGGGCAATCCGCACGCGGTCTTCTTCGTCGACGATCCCTATCGCTTCAACCTCGAGCAGATCGGCCCGCTGCTGGAGAACCATCCGATCTTTCCGGACCGCGCCAATATCGGCCTCGCCGCCGTCAAGGCGCCCGACCATATCGTGCTGCGGGTCTGGGAGCGCGGCGCCGGCATCACCCGCGCCTGCGGCTCGGGCGCCTGCGCGGCGCTGGTCGCGGCGGTGCGGCGCGAGCTCTCCAATCGCAAGGCGACCGTCAGCCTGCCCGGCGGCGATCTCATCATCGAATGGCGCGAGAGCGATGGCCATGTACTGATGACCGGGCCGGCGGCGCTCGACTGGGACGGCGTGCTGGAGCCCGAGCTCTTCGCCGCCGTCGCCTGA
- a CDS encoding cupin domain-containing protein: MGRIDSGRARVTIGSGASDAPPSGRWKRIAISDAVDLSQFGVNILELQPGAWSADRHWHSDEDEFIHVLEGEVVLVAEGGETVLRAGDSAGFKAGIPDGHHLQNRSATLARVLEVGSRRPDSDIVTYPDLRRRKGPRGMEGLG; the protein is encoded by the coding sequence ATGGGGCGGATCGACAGCGGCAGGGCCAGAGTTACGATCGGCAGCGGAGCGAGTGATGCTCCGCCATCCGGCCGCTGGAAGCGCATCGCGATCAGCGATGCCGTCGATCTCTCCCAGTTTGGCGTGAACATTCTCGAGCTTCAGCCCGGTGCGTGGTCTGCCGATCGCCACTGGCACAGCGACGAGGATGAATTCATCCATGTCTTGGAAGGGGAGGTCGTCCTTGTTGCGGAGGGCGGTGAGACCGTTCTGCGCGCGGGCGATAGCGCCGGTTTCAAAGCCGGCATTCCCGATGGCCATCATTTGCAGAACCGGTCGGCTACCCTGGCTCGGGTGCTTGAGGTCGGAAGCCGCAGGCCGGACAGCGATATCGTGACCTATCCCGATCTGCGCCGTCGGAAGGGGCCGCGAGGCATGGAAGGCTTAGGCTGA
- a CDS encoding AMP-binding protein: protein MTAVSAVQSAPDARPWLAHYPPAVPPTIDEAQVGTLADLIRNAYETYPDREAFESFGKSITFSEVGRAARAFAAWLQAQGFKKGDRIALMMPNILANPATIFGTLLGGFTVVNVNPLYTARELTHQLNDSGARALVVIENFAHVVEEARPNLKLESIVIATAGDLMGFKGAIVNFVARKIKKVVKPYNLPGAVPLKTILAQPGAMSPVTITPEDVAFLQYTGGTTGVAKGATLTHRNVASNVAQCALWLGWQLEPPHGRSDYQHVMVTALPLYHIFALTCCCMFMLRIGAKSLLIANPRDIAGFIKILKGSRFTLFSGVNTLYNALASHPDIKDVNFSELRFAIAGGMATQAAVAKRWKDATGRPIIEGYGLSETSPVASVNRTDIAEFTGTIGYPLSSTDFAIRDAEGNDMPAGEAGEICIRGPQVMAGYWNRPDETAKVMTADGFFRTGDVGVLLPDGQIKVVDRMKDMVIVSGFNVYPNEVEDVLAKHPGVLESAVIGLPDEHSGEAVTAFVVKRDPAVTADELRAFCKENLTGYKVPKQIIFRDALPKTNVGKVLRRALREEVAAGLKV from the coding sequence ATGACGGCAGTTTCAGCGGTTCAGTCGGCGCCGGATGCACGTCCCTGGCTGGCGCATTATCCGCCGGCAGTGCCGCCCACGATCGATGAGGCCCAGGTCGGTACGCTGGCGGATCTGATCCGTAACGCTTACGAGACTTATCCTGATCGCGAGGCGTTCGAGAGCTTCGGCAAGTCGATCACTTTTTCTGAGGTCGGCCGCGCAGCGCGCGCCTTCGCTGCCTGGCTGCAGGCGCAGGGCTTCAAGAAGGGTGACCGCATTGCGCTGATGATGCCGAACATCCTGGCCAATCCGGCGACGATCTTCGGCACGCTGCTCGGTGGCTTCACCGTGGTCAACGTCAATCCGCTCTATACCGCCCGCGAGCTGACGCATCAGCTCAACGACTCCGGCGCGCGCGCTCTGGTCGTGATCGAGAATTTCGCCCATGTCGTCGAGGAAGCTCGGCCCAATCTCAAGCTGGAGTCGATCGTCATCGCGACGGCCGGCGATCTGATGGGATTCAAGGGGGCGATCGTCAATTTCGTCGCCCGCAAGATCAAGAAGGTGGTGAAGCCCTACAACCTGCCGGGCGCGGTGCCGCTCAAGACGATCCTCGCTCAGCCAGGGGCCATGAGCCCGGTCACGATCACGCCTGAGGATGTCGCCTTCCTGCAATATACCGGCGGCACGACCGGCGTTGCCAAAGGCGCGACGCTGACCCACCGCAACGTCGCCTCCAATGTCGCGCAATGTGCACTCTGGCTCGGCTGGCAGCTTGAACCGCCGCATGGCCGCAGCGACTACCAGCACGTCATGGTGACGGCACTGCCACTCTACCACATCTTTGCGCTGACCTGCTGCTGCATGTTCATGCTGCGCATCGGCGCCAAGAGCCTGCTGATCGCCAATCCGCGCGACATCGCCGGCTTCATCAAGATCCTCAAGGGAAGCCGGTTCACGCTCTTTTCCGGCGTCAACACACTCTACAATGCGCTCGCCAGCCATCCCGACATCAAGGATGTGAACTTCTCCGAGCTGCGCTTCGCCATCGCCGGCGGCATGGCGACGCAGGCCGCCGTCGCCAAGCGCTGGAAAGACGCCACCGGCCGGCCAATCATCGAAGGCTACGGCCTGTCGGAGACCTCGCCGGTTGCCTCGGTCAACCGCACCGACATCGCCGAATTCACCGGCACGATCGGCTACCCACTGTCTTCGACCGACTTCGCCATTCGCGATGCCGAGGGTAATGACATGCCGGCTGGCGAAGCCGGCGAGATCTGCATCCGCGGACCGCAGGTGATGGCCGGCTATTGGAACCGGCCGGACGAGACCGCCAAGGTGATGACAGCAGACGGCTTTTTCCGCACGGGCGACGTCGGCGTCCTCCTGCCGGACGGGCAGATCAAGGTCGTCGACCGGATGAAGGACATGGTCATCGTCTCCGGTTTCAACGTCTATCCGAACGAGGTCGAGGACGTTCTCGCCAAGCACCCGGGAGTGCTGGAATCGGCTGTCATCGGCCTGCCGGACGAGCATTCCGGCGAGGCGGTGACCGCTTTCGTGGTCAAGCGCGACCCTGCCGTCACGGCCGATGAGCTGCGCGCCTTCTGCAAGGAGAACCTGACCGGCTACAAGGTGCCCAAGCAGATCATCTTCCGCGACGCCTTGCCGAAGACCAATGTCGGCAAGGTCTTGCGCCGGGCATTACGCGAAGAGGTCGCAGCCGGGCTCAAAGTCTGA
- a CDS encoding MarR family winged helix-turn-helix transcriptional regulator: MDSPELQAAFTAELASANRKLRALVDERARDMGLTLSRARLLMQLAKADGPIQSDLAGLLDIEQPTLVRLLDGLERNGMIERRAAPGDRRARRVFLTPVARAQAEDILAFLAELRADVLEGIDPGELEVALRVLTRMSENIVASRGTAR, translated from the coding sequence ATGGACTCCCCGGAGCTTCAGGCCGCCTTCACCGCCGAGCTGGCTTCGGCCAACCGCAAGCTGAGGGCGCTAGTCGACGAGCGCGCCCGCGACATGGGGCTGACGCTGTCGCGGGCCCGACTTTTGATGCAGCTCGCCAAGGCCGACGGGCCGATCCAGTCCGATCTCGCCGGCCTGCTCGACATTGAGCAGCCAACGCTCGTGCGCCTGCTCGACGGGCTCGAACGCAACGGCATGATCGAGCGGCGCGCCGCCCCGGGCGACAGGCGCGCCCGCCGGGTCTTCCTGACACCGGTCGCGCGGGCCCAGGCCGAGGATATTCTCGCCTTCCTGGCCGAGCTGCGCGCCGATGTCCTTGAGGGAATCGATCCGGGCGAGCTGGAGGTCGCCTTGCGCGTCCTCACCCGGATGTCGGAGAACATCGTTGCCAGCCGGGGCACCGCCCGATGA
- the rplS gene encoding 50S ribosomal protein L19, giving the protein MNIIEQIDQEQIAKLADGKEIPHFQPGDTVQVNVKVKEGERSRVQAYEGVCIARNGGGLNQSFTVRKISYGEGVERVFPLYSPNLDSIKVVRKGKVRRAKLYYLRDRRGKSARIAERVDAKPAKGESKGK; this is encoded by the coding sequence ATGAATATCATCGAGCAGATCGACCAAGAGCAGATCGCCAAGCTCGCCGACGGCAAGGAAATCCCGCATTTCCAGCCCGGCGACACCGTGCAGGTCAACGTCAAGGTCAAGGAAGGCGAGCGCAGCCGCGTTCAGGCCTATGAGGGCGTCTGCATCGCCCGCAATGGCGGCGGGCTGAACCAGAGCTTCACCGTCCGCAAGATTTCGTATGGCGAGGGCGTCGAGCGCGTCTTCCCGCTGTATTCGCCGAACCTCGACTCGATCAAGGTCGTCCGCAAGGGCAAGGTTCGCCGCGCTAAGCTGTATTACCTGCGCGATCGTCGCGGCAAGTCGGCCCGTATCGCCGAGCGCGTCGATGCCAAGCCGGCCAAGGGCGAGAGCAAGGGCAAGTAA
- a CDS encoding GyrI-like domain-containing protein produces MRQSRFSALLLALAFVHPAAAQTRVAPPTAVESTPLAAPPGAATPAQNAQPAQQAPTQTQANPPVPAEPQPVQPPPAPQGQVVPQPVQPAPAPQTPIEPQPVQPPPTLPAPQPAPPVQQQQTGAPNPNATLAGKQGDPSDVDEIQLSAKPVLLLAGQASWDQGFQKLSETIALLRAEADKAGLKVAGRPLSLFVETDDNGFKFEAMLPVDRPADAAKPLATGVRNGQSPVGRSLRFVHTAPYDDIDSTYETITAYLEAKNIIVKDAFLEEYVSDLKDPGDPNLEINVYVQPK; encoded by the coding sequence ATGCGGCAGTCGAGATTTAGCGCGCTCCTCCTGGCGCTCGCCTTCGTCCACCCAGCTGCCGCGCAGACGCGTGTGGCGCCGCCCACCGCCGTGGAGAGCACGCCGCTCGCGGCGCCGCCTGGAGCGGCAACGCCCGCGCAGAACGCGCAGCCTGCCCAGCAGGCCCCGACCCAGACTCAGGCCAATCCGCCGGTCCCGGCTGAGCCGCAGCCGGTGCAGCCGCCGCCGGCGCCGCAAGGGCAGGTCGTGCCGCAGCCTGTCCAGCCCGCGCCGGCGCCGCAGACGCCGATCGAGCCGCAACCTGTCCAGCCGCCGCCGACCTTGCCCGCTCCGCAGCCGGCCCCGCCCGTCCAGCAACAGCAGACCGGCGCGCCGAACCCGAACGCGACGCTTGCCGGCAAGCAGGGCGATCCGTCCGATGTCGACGAGATTCAGTTGTCGGCCAAGCCTGTGCTGCTGCTGGCCGGGCAGGCGAGCTGGGATCAGGGTTTCCAGAAGCTGTCGGAGACCATCGCACTCCTGCGGGCTGAGGCCGACAAGGCCGGCCTCAAGGTCGCCGGCCGGCCGCTGAGCCTGTTCGTCGAGACCGACGACAACGGCTTCAAATTCGAGGCGATGCTGCCGGTCGACCGGCCTGCGGACGCTGCCAAGCCGCTGGCGACCGGCGTGCGCAACGGCCAGTCGCCCGTCGGGCGCTCGCTGCGCTTCGTCCACACGGCGCCCTATGACGACATCGATTCGACCTATGAGACCATCACCGCCTATCTCGAGGCCAAGAACATCATCGTGAAGGACGCGTTCCTCGAGGAATATGTCAGCGATCTCAAGGATCCCGGCGACCCGAATCTCGAGATCAACGTCTACGTCCAACCGAAATGA
- a CDS encoding SDR family NAD(P)-dependent oxidoreductase, whose amino-acid sequence MPQDIAKVALITGAARGIGLATAKRFLADNWRVVLLDIDAPELAKAMAELDAPTVTMTIACDVAMPEQVSEAVDAVVERFGRLDALVNNAGTAVFKPLLETSYAEWQRVLAVNLDGPFLTTQAAAPVMADNGGGAIVNITSISGLRASTLRVAYGTSKAALAHLTKQQAAELAGLGIRVNAVAPGPVETAMAKAVHSPEIRADYHDAIPLARYGAEEELAEAIFFLCSDRSSYITGQVLAVDGGFDAVGIGLPTLRGQRRNR is encoded by the coding sequence ATGCCTCAGGACATCGCCAAGGTCGCCCTCATCACCGGGGCCGCGCGCGGGATCGGGCTCGCGACCGCCAAGCGTTTTCTCGCTGACAATTGGCGCGTCGTCCTGCTCGACATCGACGCGCCGGAACTCGCCAAGGCGATGGCCGAGCTCGATGCGCCGACCGTGACGATGACGATCGCCTGCGATGTCGCCATGCCGGAGCAGGTTTCGGAGGCGGTCGATGCGGTGGTCGAGCGCTTCGGCCGGCTCGATGCGCTCGTCAACAATGCCGGAACGGCCGTCTTCAAGCCGTTGCTGGAGACGAGCTACGCCGAATGGCAGCGTGTGCTTGCGGTCAATCTCGACGGCCCGTTCCTGACCACGCAGGCTGCGGCACCGGTGATGGCGGATAATGGCGGCGGCGCCATCGTCAACATCACCTCGATCTCGGGCCTGCGTGCCTCGACGCTGCGCGTCGCCTACGGGACCAGCAAGGCGGCGCTTGCCCACCTCACCAAGCAGCAGGCGGCCGAACTCGCCGGGCTCGGCATCCGCGTCAACGCGGTCGCGCCCGGGCCGGTCGAGACTGCCATGGCGAAGGCGGTGCACTCGCCCGAGATCCGCGCCGATTATCATGATGCGATCCCGCTCGCCCGCTATGGCGCGGAAGAGGAGCTGGCCGAGGCGATCTTCTTCCTGTGCAGCGACCGGTCGAGCTACATCACCGGCCAGGTTCTCGCCGTCGATGGCGGCTTCGACGCGGTCGGCATCGGCCTGCCGACGCTGCGCGGGCAGCGCCGTAATCGCTAG
- the mtaB gene encoding tRNA (N(6)-L-threonylcarbamoyladenosine(37)-C(2))-methylthiotransferase MtaB has protein sequence MVVELVTFGCRLNLVESETIERQALAAGLSDLAVINTCAVTTEAVRQAGQAIRRLAREKPERPIVVTGCAAQIEPARFAAMPQVARVLGNAEKLDMASWRGLASSNSLRTTSPDGDPAGKIAVGDIMQARDATPHRTRALGQHTRGFLQVQNGCDHRCTFCVIPLGRGNARSAGVAEVVAQARRLVEDGASEIVLTGVDLTSYGRERSEGPTLGALVAAILAALPELKRLRLSSLDAVEVDDDLRSLIAEEPRLMPHLHLSLQAGDDLVLKRMKRRHSRADAVRFCDEMRGLRPEIVFGADLIAGFPTEDETMFSRTLGLIEECGLSYVHGFPFSPRPGTPAARMPQVAGGEIKERAARLREAAEAAHVRHLAARIGRPLSVLTERGDTGRAEDFTLVHFGRSVAPGQILPVTAHAQAGKSLLAA, from the coding sequence ATGGTGGTCGAGCTCGTCACCTTCGGCTGCCGGCTCAATCTGGTCGAGAGCGAGACGATCGAACGGCAGGCGCTGGCCGCCGGCCTCTCCGACCTTGCCGTGATCAATACCTGCGCCGTCACAACGGAAGCGGTGCGCCAGGCCGGCCAGGCGATCCGCCGGCTCGCTCGCGAAAAACCCGAGCGCCCGATCGTGGTCACCGGCTGTGCCGCGCAGATCGAGCCCGCGCGTTTCGCCGCCATGCCGCAGGTGGCGCGGGTGCTCGGCAATGCCGAGAAGCTCGACATGGCGAGCTGGCGAGGCCTCGCAAGCTCGAACAGCCTGCGCACGACGAGCCCGGATGGCGACCCCGCTGGCAAGATCGCAGTCGGTGACATCATGCAAGCCCGCGACGCCACCCCTCACCGCACGCGGGCGCTGGGCCAGCACACGCGTGGCTTCCTGCAGGTGCAGAACGGCTGCGACCATCGCTGCACCTTCTGCGTCATCCCACTCGGGCGCGGCAATGCGCGCTCGGCTGGGGTCGCCGAGGTCGTCGCGCAAGCGCGCCGCCTTGTCGAGGATGGCGCCAGCGAGATCGTGCTGACCGGGGTCGATCTGACCAGCTATGGCCGGGAGAGATCCGAGGGGCCGACGCTCGGCGCGCTCGTCGCCGCGATCCTCGCCGCGCTGCCCGAGCTGAAGCGGCTGCGGCTGTCTTCGCTCGATGCGGTCGAGGTCGACGACGACCTGCGCAGCCTGATCGCCGAAGAGCCTCGGCTGATGCCGCATCTGCATCTGTCGCTGCAGGCCGGCGACGACCTCGTCCTGAAGCGGATGAAGCGCCGTCACAGCCGCGCCGACGCAGTCCGGTTCTGCGACGAGATGCGCGGGTTGCGCCCAGAGATCGTCTTCGGCGCCGACTTGATCGCAGGGTTCCCGACCGAGGATGAAACGATGTTTTCCCGCACGCTCGGCCTGATCGAAGAGTGTGGGCTGTCCTATGTCCATGGCTTCCCGTTCTCACCCCGGCCCGGCACGCCGGCGGCGCGCATGCCCCAGGTCGCGGGTGGCGAGATCAAGGAGCGGGCAGCTCGGTTGCGCGAAGCGGCGGAGGCCGCCCATGTCCGGCATCTTGCCGCTCGCATCGGCCGGCCACTCTCGGTCCTGACCGAACGCGGCGACACCGGCCGAGCCGAGGACTTCACTCTGGTGCACTTCGGCCGCAGCGTCGCGCCCGGCCAGATCCTGCCGGTGACCGCCCATGCCCAGGCCGGGAAATCCCTGCTCGCGGCTTGA
- a CDS encoding winged helix-turn-helix transcriptional regulator, which produces MRPSLKDIPYVWCPVEATIDVIGGKWKALILFQLTRGPCRFNALRRLLPHVTQRMMTLQLRALEEDGVISRSVQETVPPKVEYALTERGWALAPIFEGMAHWGQAHGTRRSEPA; this is translated from the coding sequence ATGCGCCCGTCGCTCAAGGACATCCCCTATGTCTGGTGCCCGGTAGAGGCGACGATCGACGTGATCGGTGGCAAGTGGAAGGCGCTGATCCTGTTCCAGCTGACGCGCGGCCCGTGCCGGTTCAACGCGCTGCGCCGACTTCTCCCGCATGTGACACAGCGAATGATGACCCTGCAGCTGCGGGCGCTCGAAGAGGATGGAGTCATCTCCCGCAGCGTGCAGGAGACGGTGCCGCCCAAGGTCGAATACGCGCTGACCGAACGCGGCTGGGCGCTGGCGCCGATCTTCGAGGGAATGGCGCATTGGGGGCAGGCGCATGGCACACGCCGGTCGGAGCCGGCCTGA
- a CDS encoding NmrA family NAD(P)-binding protein, with the protein MFAIMGATGQTGGAALAAALAAGHAVRAIVREPNRTAALADKGAVLAKADLDDVEALTAALTGAEAVYVLNPVPHAAEDVFAAAAKNGAAIAEAIRRAGVRHVVALSSSGAHRSEGTGIVRALYDFEQALRGAAPSLTFIRATEFMENWGSVVGVAAEHGILPSMRQPLDTAGETVSASDVGRQAAIELDRPHAGERIVNLKGPAEYSPEDAAQALGELLGKPIAAVPTPRAEWEPGLVAAGLSASHARELAELYDAMNAGRIAFEEVGETRRGSVTLKKALAGLLG; encoded by the coding sequence ATGTTTGCGATCATGGGAGCGACGGGACAGACGGGCGGCGCGGCTTTGGCGGCTGCCCTCGCTGCAGGTCATGCGGTCAGGGCGATCGTCCGGGAGCCGAACCGCACCGCAGCGCTTGCCGACAAAGGCGCGGTTCTGGCCAAGGCCGACCTCGACGATGTCGAGGCGCTGACGGCAGCCTTAACCGGCGCAGAGGCAGTCTATGTGCTCAATCCGGTGCCGCACGCAGCCGAGGATGTTTTCGCTGCGGCTGCGAAGAACGGAGCGGCGATCGCTGAGGCAATCCGCCGCGCCGGCGTGCGGCATGTGGTGGCGCTGTCGTCGAGCGGCGCCCATCGCAGTGAAGGCACCGGCATCGTCCGCGCGCTGTACGATTTCGAGCAAGCCTTGCGCGGCGCAGCGCCCTCGCTGACCTTCATCCGCGCTACCGAATTCATGGAGAACTGGGGCAGCGTCGTCGGTGTCGCCGCCGAGCACGGCATCCTGCCGAGCATGCGCCAGCCGCTCGACACCGCGGGCGAGACCGTCTCCGCTAGCGATGTCGGCAGGCAGGCCGCTATCGAACTCGACCGCCCGCATGCCGGCGAGCGCATCGTCAACCTGAAAGGGCCGGCAGAGTATTCGCCTGAAGACGCCGCGCAGGCGCTTGGCGAGTTGCTCGGCAAGCCGATCGCGGCCGTGCCGACGCCGCGGGCGGAGTGGGAACCGGGGCTCGTCGCCGCGGGCTTGAGCGCGAGCCATGCGCGCGAGCTGGCTGAACTCTACGACGCCATGAATGCCGGCCGGATCGCCTTCGAGGAGGTCGGCGAGACGCGTCGCGGCAGCGTCACGCTGAAAAAGGCGCTGGCCGGGCTTCTGGGCTAG